The region GGGAAAGGAAATGATATGTACGCCCGTCTCTGGATCGATAGTGCGCTGAAGACAGAAATGGGCTTCTAGCAGCCCGTGGCGGAACCCGGCGTCGCACGCATTAAGTGCTGGCGGAGTTTCGCCACGGGCTGCCAGGGCGCCGGGAGCGCCGAGCACCGCCTCCCGGCGCGCCCATTTGCCACCAAGACATGAGCGCGTACATCATCCGGCGGTTACTGCTGATCATCCCGACCCTGTTCATCCTGAGTGTGCTGGTCTTTCTCTCGGTGCGCTTCATCCCCGGCGATACCATAGACGCGATGTTGGGCAAGACCGAGCTTCAGTCCGCGGAGGTGGACCGTGCCGCGCTCGAGCGGATGCTCGGCCTGGATGTGCCAGTCCATGTGCAGTATGCACGCTGGATCGGAGGCATTCTCCTGAAGGGCACCCTCGGTCCCTCCCTGATCGGCAACCGCGAAGCGGTGGAGGCGAGGATCATCACTCGGCTGCCGGTAACCATCGAGCTCGGTGTGCTGGCTATCCTCATCGGGCTGGTGATAGCACTGCCGGTGGGCATCTACTCGGCGATGCGCCAGGATACGGCCGCCGACTACGTGGGGCGCTCGGTCGCCATCCTCGGCCTGGCTACGCCCAACTTCTGGCTGGCAACCATAGTGGTGCTCTACCCGGCCCTCTGGTGGGCGTGGTCGCCGCCGATGCAGTGGGTCCCTTTCCGCGAAGACCCGCTGGGGAATCTGGGGGTGTTGATCCTCCCGAGCTTGATTCTGGGGACGGCTCTGGCTGCCGCAACCATGCGCATGACGCGTACCATGATGCTGGAGGTGCTGCGGCAGGACTACGTCCGCACCGCCTGGTCCAAGGGGCTCAGGGAGCGGGTGGTCGTCATGCGGCACGCCGTCAAGAACGCACTCATCCCGGTGGTGTCGCTGATCGGCCTGCAGTTGCCGATCCTGGTAGGTGGCTCGGTCATCATGGAGAACATCTTCAGCCTGCCGGGTTTGGGGCGCCTCATGCTGGTTGCCCTGGAAGACCGCGACTACCCGGTGGTCTCCGGGATCAACCTGTTCTTCGCCACCGCGGTGGTGCTGTTCAATCTCCTGATCGACCTGCTCTACTCCTGGCTGGACCCGAGGGTGCGCTATGAATAAGGCTTTTTTGGCTGGGCCCGCGAGTGGGCTGTCTATGAGTGAGGCTCTTTGGCTGGACCCGGGAGTGCGCTACCCATGAATGAGGCGCGCGGCCAGTTTGCCGATTTCTTCGGCAGGTTGTGGCGGCAGAAACCGCTCGGCATCGCCAGCGGGGTGGTCATCGTGCTCCTGATTCTGGTGG is a window of Spirochaetaceae bacterium DNA encoding:
- a CDS encoding ABC transporter permease; the encoded protein is MSAYIIRRLLLIIPTLFILSVLVFLSVRFIPGDTIDAMLGKTELQSAEVDRAALERMLGLDVPVHVQYARWIGGILLKGTLGPSLIGNREAVEARIITRLPVTIELGVLAILIGLVIALPVGIYSAMRQDTAADYVGRSVAILGLATPNFWLATIVVLYPALWWAWSPPMQWVPFREDPLGNLGVLILPSLILGTALAAATMRMTRTMMLEVLRQDYVRTAWSKGLRERVVVMRHAVKNALIPVVSLIGLQLPILVGGSVIMENIFSLPGLGRLMLVALEDRDYPVVSGINLFFATAVVLFNLLIDLLYSWLDPRVRYE